A region of Syngnathoides biaculeatus isolate LvHL_M chromosome 20, ASM1980259v1, whole genome shotgun sequence DNA encodes the following proteins:
- the si:zfos-932h1.3 gene encoding zinc finger protein 888 isoform X2, with the protein MWQLAKQKDVMNYHKLQEFVYAVTEAMPGLMNRKQRAQLILGLRARLILELCKGSVRGSVDSQMIQSHLERLPVTADSDGEVKTAESTFIALVQSLLKDPAERAYFFQEVFPVEYGQKYDAALHVLLWELLSKLEKLLPVPDLKQTSAWLGSASAVLDDCVQSTPEELAMIFKHCKAAGLFKMQHDPSSTIGSCIMSALSIPPSQKANLTPGPKSVYNYANVLHPVALSGVEQYSVVTVFTEPEVQDTVAEVQTQLYEVEVVPAEEPASEALDVATVLELLTKTLASREDGLENDSATDRPVAAQQTFEEAKGDGEPGPEVKGSSAQEDVTPPTTEVPVYETQHSSSPPTDASVSWCNLKSLRADQPIASSVIAIKESDKDNSDENTSIIFTCSRCPFHHSEDNSPPHFHMQSVRPEDYRKLSGSNSAPTPSDTDEIFTSIKLFPKEDTEQPGGAAVHDVSGSSCRAASRQKALTCETCGRTFTRPSDVRRHQLTHTGERPFRCSQCDHTFQHSWDLAKHQSKWHAAVVSFACSQCSASFANLRALTAHHKRCHLDGSRLPHICSICSGSFGSAGELLEHRRSHVAKRYVCVQCGDGFDSLLARSLHRQAHRVKRQFKCAHCEKTYTRRSDVKRHMSAHTGERPHKCGQCGKRFSLRFMLVKHLRVHTGERPFQCSHCAKRFTLASVLARHERMHTGEKPFLCSQCGKAFLSQGELSKHYRSHVDERPFGCSLCDKRFKSKKTQQEHMVSHTGARPYPCTYCGKGFAKPYALTRHHLIHTGERPFPCGYCEKSFLTLTEAQLHRRVHTGERPYACDACELKFKSPSELAWHKRRHSGAKPAKPNCGRCRKTFPSKAKLEKHMETHTEETRPEQHNH; encoded by the exons ATGTGgcagctggccaagcagaaagACGTGATGAACTACCACAAACTCCAGGAGTTCGTGTACGCGGTGACCGAGGCCATGCCCGGACTGATGAACCGCAAGCAGAGAGCCCAGCTCATCCTGGGCCTCAGAGCGAGG TTGATCCTGGAACTGTGCAAGGGCTCCGTCCGAGGTTCCGTGGACTCTCAGATGATCCAGAGCCACTTGGAGAGACTTCCAGTAACCGCAGAT AGCGATGGCGAGGTGAAAACAGCAGAGTCCACTTTCATTGCCCTGGTTCAGAGCCTCCTGAAAGATCCAGCTGAGCGCGCTTACTTCTTTCAG GAAGTCTTCCCAGTAGAATATGGCCAAAAGTACGATGCAGCCCTACACGTGTTACTGTGGGAGCTCCTCTCAAAACTAGAGAAGCTGCTCCCAGTTCCGGACCTCAAGCAG ACATCCGCCTGGCTGGGCTCGGCTTCCGCCGTTTTGGACGACTGCGTCCAATCCACCCCGGAAGAGCTGGCCATGATATTCAAGCACTGCAAGGCTGCGggactttttaaaatgcaac ACGATCCCTCCTCCACCATCGGCAGCTGCATCATGTCCGCTCTGTCCATCCCTCCGTCTCAAAAAGCAAACCTAACTCCGGGTCCGAAGTCAGTGTACAACTACGCCAATGTCCTCCACCCCGTGGCTCTCTCCGGGGTTGAGCAGTACAGCGTGGTGACGGTCTTCACTGAGCCGGAGGTCCAGGACACGGTCGCTGAAGTTCAGACGCAACTCTACGAGGTGGAGGTGGTTCCCGCCGAGGAACCCGCGAGCGAGGCGTTGGATGTGGCCACAGTGTTAGAGTTGCTGACCAAAACGTTGGCGTCAAGGGAGGACGGTCTTGAAAACGATTCGGCTACGGACCGTCCGGTTGCAGCCCAGCAAACCTTCGAGGAGGCAAAGGGCGACGGGGAGCCGGGCCCTGAAGTAAAGGGGTCTTCTGCTCAAGAGGATGTGACTCCCCCCACCACTGAAGTTCCTGTCTATGAAACGCAGCACTCGTCCAGTCCACCGACGGATGCATCCGTCAGCTGGTGTAACTTAAAGAG CCTTCGCGCTGATCAGCCAATTGCCTCGTCTGTGATCGCCATCAAAGAAAGCGACAAAG ACAATTCCGACGAGAATACCTCCATCATCTTCACGTGCTCGCGGTGTCCCTTCCACCACTCCGAGGACAACAGCCCGCCACACTTCCACATGCAGAGCGTTCGCCCCGAAGACTACCGCAAGCTCTCGGGATCCAACTCGGCTCCGACTCCCTCCGACACCGATGAAATCTTTACATCCATTAAGCTTTTCCCAAAAGAAGACACGGAGCAGCCCGGCGGCGCAGCCGTTCACGACGTCTCCGGAAGTTCCTGCCGGGCCGCCAGCAGGCAAAAAGCTCTGACGTGCGAGACGTGCGGGAGGACGTTCACGCGCCCGTCTGACGTGCGGCGCCACCAACTGACGCACACGGGCGAGCGGCCCTTCCGCTGCTCGCAGTGCGATCACACCTTCCAGCACTCGTGGGACCTGGCCAAGCACCAGAGCAAGTGGCACGCCGCCGTCGTATCCTTCGCCTGCTCCCAGTGCTCCGCGTCCTTCGCCAACTTGCGCGCTCTCACCGCCCACCACAAGCGCTGCCACTTGGACGGGAGCCGCCTCCCGCACATCTGCTCCATCTGCAGCGGCAGCTTCGGCTCGGCCGGCGAGCTGCTGGAGCACAGGCGGTCGCACGTGGCCAAGCGCTACGTCTGCGTGCAGTGCGGCGACGGCTTCGACTCGCTGCTGGCGCGCTCGCTGCACCGGCAGGCGCATCGGGTGAAGCGGCAGTTCAAGTGCGCGCACTGCGAGAAGACGTACACGCGCCGATCGGACGTGAAGAGGCACATGTCCGCGCACACGGGCGAGCGGCCTCACAAGTGCGGCCAGTGCGGCAAGCGCTTCTCGCTGCGGTTCATGCTGGTCAAGCACCTCCGCGTCCACACGGGCGAGCGCCCCTTCCAGTGCTCGCACTGCGCCAAGAGGTTCACCCTGGCGTCGGTGCTGGCCCGCCACGAGAGGATgcacacgggcgagaagcccTTCCTGTGCTCACAGTGCGGGAAGGCTTTCTTGTCCCAGGGCGAGCTCTCTAAACATTACCGCTCGCATGTGGACGAGCGACCCTTCGGCTGCTCGCTGTGCGACAAGCGCTTCAAGAGCAAGAAGACCCAGCAGGAGCACATGGTCTCGCACACCGGCGCCCGGCCTTATCCCTGCACCTACTGCGGCAAGGGCTTCGCCAAACCCTACGCGCTCACCCgccaccacctcatccacacgggCGAGAGGCCCTTCCCCTGCGGCTACTGCGAAAAGTCCTTCCTCACCCTCACCGAGGCGCAGCTGCACCGCCGCGTCCACACGGGCGAGCGGCCATACGCCTGCGACGCCTGCGAGCTCAAGTTCAAGAGCCCGTCCGAGCTGGCGTGGCACAAGCGCCGCCACTCGGGCGCGAAACCCGCCAAGCCGAACTGCGGGCGCTGTCGGAAGACCTTCCCGTCCAAGGCCAAACTCGAGAAACACATGGAAACGCACACGGAGGAAACGCGGCCAGAGCAGCATAATCACTGA
- the si:zfos-932h1.3 gene encoding zinc finger protein 888 isoform X1 has protein sequence MNQVGPPLSTLRLLVPPWQLCSAAMWQLAKQKDVMNYHKLQEFVYAVTEAMPGLMNRKQRAQLILGLRARLILELCKGSVRGSVDSQMIQSHLERLPVTADSDGEVKTAESTFIALVQSLLKDPAERAYFFQEVFPVEYGQKYDAALHVLLWELLSKLEKLLPVPDLKQTSAWLGSASAVLDDCVQSTPEELAMIFKHCKAAGLFKMQHDPSSTIGSCIMSALSIPPSQKANLTPGPKSVYNYANVLHPVALSGVEQYSVVTVFTEPEVQDTVAEVQTQLYEVEVVPAEEPASEALDVATVLELLTKTLASREDGLENDSATDRPVAAQQTFEEAKGDGEPGPEVKGSSAQEDVTPPTTEVPVYETQHSSSPPTDASVSWCNLKSLRADQPIASSVIAIKESDKDNSDENTSIIFTCSRCPFHHSEDNSPPHFHMQSVRPEDYRKLSGSNSAPTPSDTDEIFTSIKLFPKEDTEQPGGAAVHDVSGSSCRAASRQKALTCETCGRTFTRPSDVRRHQLTHTGERPFRCSQCDHTFQHSWDLAKHQSKWHAAVVSFACSQCSASFANLRALTAHHKRCHLDGSRLPHICSICSGSFGSAGELLEHRRSHVAKRYVCVQCGDGFDSLLARSLHRQAHRVKRQFKCAHCEKTYTRRSDVKRHMSAHTGERPHKCGQCGKRFSLRFMLVKHLRVHTGERPFQCSHCAKRFTLASVLARHERMHTGEKPFLCSQCGKAFLSQGELSKHYRSHVDERPFGCSLCDKRFKSKKTQQEHMVSHTGARPYPCTYCGKGFAKPYALTRHHLIHTGERPFPCGYCEKSFLTLTEAQLHRRVHTGERPYACDACELKFKSPSELAWHKRRHSGAKPAKPNCGRCRKTFPSKAKLEKHMETHTEETRPEQHNH, from the exons atgaacc AGGTCGGTCCTCCCTTGTCGACCCTGCGTCTCCTGGTGCCCCCTTGGCAGCTGTGCTCTGCCGCCATGTGgcagctggccaagcagaaagACGTGATGAACTACCACAAACTCCAGGAGTTCGTGTACGCGGTGACCGAGGCCATGCCCGGACTGATGAACCGCAAGCAGAGAGCCCAGCTCATCCTGGGCCTCAGAGCGAGG TTGATCCTGGAACTGTGCAAGGGCTCCGTCCGAGGTTCCGTGGACTCTCAGATGATCCAGAGCCACTTGGAGAGACTTCCAGTAACCGCAGAT AGCGATGGCGAGGTGAAAACAGCAGAGTCCACTTTCATTGCCCTGGTTCAGAGCCTCCTGAAAGATCCAGCTGAGCGCGCTTACTTCTTTCAG GAAGTCTTCCCAGTAGAATATGGCCAAAAGTACGATGCAGCCCTACACGTGTTACTGTGGGAGCTCCTCTCAAAACTAGAGAAGCTGCTCCCAGTTCCGGACCTCAAGCAG ACATCCGCCTGGCTGGGCTCGGCTTCCGCCGTTTTGGACGACTGCGTCCAATCCACCCCGGAAGAGCTGGCCATGATATTCAAGCACTGCAAGGCTGCGggactttttaaaatgcaac ACGATCCCTCCTCCACCATCGGCAGCTGCATCATGTCCGCTCTGTCCATCCCTCCGTCTCAAAAAGCAAACCTAACTCCGGGTCCGAAGTCAGTGTACAACTACGCCAATGTCCTCCACCCCGTGGCTCTCTCCGGGGTTGAGCAGTACAGCGTGGTGACGGTCTTCACTGAGCCGGAGGTCCAGGACACGGTCGCTGAAGTTCAGACGCAACTCTACGAGGTGGAGGTGGTTCCCGCCGAGGAACCCGCGAGCGAGGCGTTGGATGTGGCCACAGTGTTAGAGTTGCTGACCAAAACGTTGGCGTCAAGGGAGGACGGTCTTGAAAACGATTCGGCTACGGACCGTCCGGTTGCAGCCCAGCAAACCTTCGAGGAGGCAAAGGGCGACGGGGAGCCGGGCCCTGAAGTAAAGGGGTCTTCTGCTCAAGAGGATGTGACTCCCCCCACCACTGAAGTTCCTGTCTATGAAACGCAGCACTCGTCCAGTCCACCGACGGATGCATCCGTCAGCTGGTGTAACTTAAAGAG CCTTCGCGCTGATCAGCCAATTGCCTCGTCTGTGATCGCCATCAAAGAAAGCGACAAAG ACAATTCCGACGAGAATACCTCCATCATCTTCACGTGCTCGCGGTGTCCCTTCCACCACTCCGAGGACAACAGCCCGCCACACTTCCACATGCAGAGCGTTCGCCCCGAAGACTACCGCAAGCTCTCGGGATCCAACTCGGCTCCGACTCCCTCCGACACCGATGAAATCTTTACATCCATTAAGCTTTTCCCAAAAGAAGACACGGAGCAGCCCGGCGGCGCAGCCGTTCACGACGTCTCCGGAAGTTCCTGCCGGGCCGCCAGCAGGCAAAAAGCTCTGACGTGCGAGACGTGCGGGAGGACGTTCACGCGCCCGTCTGACGTGCGGCGCCACCAACTGACGCACACGGGCGAGCGGCCCTTCCGCTGCTCGCAGTGCGATCACACCTTCCAGCACTCGTGGGACCTGGCCAAGCACCAGAGCAAGTGGCACGCCGCCGTCGTATCCTTCGCCTGCTCCCAGTGCTCCGCGTCCTTCGCCAACTTGCGCGCTCTCACCGCCCACCACAAGCGCTGCCACTTGGACGGGAGCCGCCTCCCGCACATCTGCTCCATCTGCAGCGGCAGCTTCGGCTCGGCCGGCGAGCTGCTGGAGCACAGGCGGTCGCACGTGGCCAAGCGCTACGTCTGCGTGCAGTGCGGCGACGGCTTCGACTCGCTGCTGGCGCGCTCGCTGCACCGGCAGGCGCATCGGGTGAAGCGGCAGTTCAAGTGCGCGCACTGCGAGAAGACGTACACGCGCCGATCGGACGTGAAGAGGCACATGTCCGCGCACACGGGCGAGCGGCCTCACAAGTGCGGCCAGTGCGGCAAGCGCTTCTCGCTGCGGTTCATGCTGGTCAAGCACCTCCGCGTCCACACGGGCGAGCGCCCCTTCCAGTGCTCGCACTGCGCCAAGAGGTTCACCCTGGCGTCGGTGCTGGCCCGCCACGAGAGGATgcacacgggcgagaagcccTTCCTGTGCTCACAGTGCGGGAAGGCTTTCTTGTCCCAGGGCGAGCTCTCTAAACATTACCGCTCGCATGTGGACGAGCGACCCTTCGGCTGCTCGCTGTGCGACAAGCGCTTCAAGAGCAAGAAGACCCAGCAGGAGCACATGGTCTCGCACACCGGCGCCCGGCCTTATCCCTGCACCTACTGCGGCAAGGGCTTCGCCAAACCCTACGCGCTCACCCgccaccacctcatccacacgggCGAGAGGCCCTTCCCCTGCGGCTACTGCGAAAAGTCCTTCCTCACCCTCACCGAGGCGCAGCTGCACCGCCGCGTCCACACGGGCGAGCGGCCATACGCCTGCGACGCCTGCGAGCTCAAGTTCAAGAGCCCGTCCGAGCTGGCGTGGCACAAGCGCCGCCACTCGGGCGCGAAACCCGCCAAGCCGAACTGCGGGCGCTGTCGGAAGACCTTCCCGTCCAAGGCCAAACTCGAGAAACACATGGAAACGCACACGGAGGAAACGCGGCCAGAGCAGCATAATCACTGA
- the washc3 gene encoding WASH complex subunit 3 yields MDEDGLPIVGSGVDLTKVPAIQQRRIVAFLNQFIVQTVRFLNNFSIVCEEKLANISLRIQQIETTLCILEAKLSSIPGLEDVTLEPPQSVRANGTDVPPDVILPPLEPPHGAPEDATTPKAEEVNVVTVAKDPRYAKYLKMVHVGVPIMAIRNKMSMEGLDPDLLDKPDTPVPDAGGNTGEDGVVDASDSESSFSD; encoded by the exons ATGGACGAGGACGGACTTCCGATTGTGGGCTCCGGAGTCGATCTCACGAAG GTCCCTGCTATTCAGCAGAGAAGAATTGTTGCTTTCCTCAACCAGTTCATCGTCCAGACGGTTCGCTTCCTCAACAACTTTTCCATCGTGTGCGAAGAG AAACTCGCCAACATATCCCTGCGCATCCAGCAGATCGAGACCACGCTGTGTATCCTGGAAGCCAAG CTGTCCTCCATCCCCGGACTGGAGGACGTCACGCTCGAACCTCCGCAAAGCGTTCGGGCCAACGGAACCGACGTCCCCCCGGACGTGATCCTCCCCCCTTTGGAG CCTCCTCACGGCGCTCCGGAAGACGCGACGACGCCCAAAGCGGAGGAGGTCAACGTCGTGACGGTGGCCAAGGATCCGCGCTACGCCAAATATCTGAAGATGGTTCATGTG GGCGTTCCCATCATGGCCATCCGCAATAAAATGAGCATGGAAGGTTTGGATCCGGACTTGCTCGA CAAGCCGGACACCCCCGTGCCAGACGCGGGTGGAAACACCGGCGAGGACGGCGTCGTGGACGCTTCGGACAGCGAGTCGTCCTTCAGCGACTGA
- the apaf1 gene encoding apoptotic protease-activating factor 1, translating to MVLDEGARSCLLRFRRNLEQDVKAAYLMDHMISDGVLSSEEEERISSRPSRQEQAAALLEALLRKDNDAFISFYNALVKEAYGDLASLLQGGLPGASSKSSDVQIVLSEGGVPQRPVVFVSRPEPVNRIREKLYRLQKESGWVTVFGMAGSGKSVLAAEAVRDRGLIEECFPGGVHWLSVGQLEKADLLVKIQALCFRLEQNLDSQALQRPPTSLDEAKERLRFLVLRRYPRSLLILDDIWDSTVLKSFDIHCRVLLTTRNRSLTDSVSGAKYEVGVESGLDDHKALEILALYTRKTPEGLPEEGRSIVRECKGSPLVVSLIGALLKDKPDRWGYYLRQLQQKQFKRIRRSSSYDYDALDQAMAASIEVLPDEHRELYRDLAVLERDVKIPAKVLSILWDLEPEEVEDILEEFVNKSLLFMESHKRPLLYYLHDLQLDFLVEQNRAQLENLHTKVVRQYQQHYSEAPPTSGDGECLYWIRFLTYHMAKANLSQELSCLMFSLDWVAHKARILGPAHLLNDFVEYGPILDKKNSGVRSDFQEFLSLNGHQLEQRPFPDVVQLALSQPQASEVYRQALQQAQERASRGKLYFDWLNKSSVESLSRLVIHPHQGSVYAACFSPDGSKIASCGASKTLKVFRSTSGEKLTEIQAHDDEVLCCAFSPDGRLVATCSSDRKVKVWNAQRGSLLRVFEEEHEEQVNHCQFTNMPRRLLLATCSNDNFMNVKLWNLNKPSSQNTMFGHYGPVNHCCFSPNDAYLSTSSDDGTVKLFEVSSANEWKTINVREWCADAGEEVPVRCSTWTGDGKRVVCAVRSAVLVMDVETSRMLFEIRTGRLSMVQFCHVCPTSNLLAIAFSNYAVELWDLEDNKKMADCSGHLSWVQRVQFSPDGSQLLSCADDQTVRLWETNKVHTTSAVRLKRDSDAFFSPVEDGELMVSAADNRNRVQVRAGRAASLLFQSEEMASRIRCTCLCGKPPAVAFGTEDGTVQILAIPSGKVLATLLEHTRTVLHCQFVHAGQTLITSSEDTSINVWKWRSSECLTLRGHKEQVRCFSALSPAETRLLSWSFDGTVKVWELESGEELQHIEAHQGAILSCHVSPDGRLFATASADKTAKVWHCESWQCVQKLRGHQDCVRSCRFSWDGRRLATGDDGGEIRLWSVTEGSLLKICSRDGKDGLDSLHGGWVTDLHFSPDDSLLVSTGGYVKWWDVDKGQALQTFYPTGSALKKTHVSPDFSTFVTIDNAGILYVLRRVA from the exons ATGGTGTTGGACGAAGGCGCGCGGAGCTGCCTGCTCCGCTTCCGCCGCAACCTGGAGCAGGACGTCAAGGCCGCCTACCTGATGGATCACATGATCAGCGACGGCGTGCTCAgcagcgaggaggaggagaggatcAGCAGCCGG ccTAGCAGGCAAGAGCAGGCGGCGGCGCTGCTGGAAGCGCTGCTCCGGAAGGACAACGATGCTTTCATTTCCTTCTACAATGCTCTGGTCAAGGAGGCGTACGGCGACTTGGCCAGTTTGCTTCAGGGCGGCCTTCCTGGTGCATCATCAAAGAGTTCTGACG TCCAAATAGTTCTTAGCGAAGGCGGCGTCCCTCAGAGGCCCGTGGTTTTCGTCAGCCGGCCCGAGCCGGTCAACCGCATCCGGGAGAAGCTCTACCGTCTCCAGAAGGAATCGGGGTGGGTCACGGTATTCGGCATGGCCGGCTCGGGGAAATCCGTCCTGGCCGCGGAAGCTGTCCGGGACCGAGGACTCATTGAAG AGTGCTTCCCAGGAGGCGTCCACTGGCTGTCCGTCGGCCAGCTGGAGAAAGCCGACCTGCTGGTGAAGATCCAAGCGCTGTGCTTCCGTTTGGAGCAGAATCTGGACTCCCAGGCCCTCCAGCGGCCTCCCACCTCCCTGGACGAGGCCAAGGAACGTCTGCGCTTCCTCGTGTTGCGCAGATATCCCAG ATCTCTGCTGATCCTTGACGACATCTGGGACAGCACGGTACTAAAATCATTTGATATCCACTGTCGCGTACTCCTGACCACCAGGAATAGAAGCCTCACCGACTCAGTGAGCG GTGCCAAGTACGAAGTCGGGGTCGAGAGCGGTCTGGACGACCACAAAGCACTGGAGATCCTTGCGCTGTACACGAGAAAAACTCCCGAAGGTCTGCCTGAGGAAGGTCGGAGTATTGTGAGGGAATGTAAAG GCTCCCCCTTGGTGGTCTCGCTGATCGGCGCGCTGCTCAAAGACAAGCCCGACCGCTGGGGCTACTACCTGCGTCAGCTGCAGCAGAAGCAGTTCAAGCGGATCCGCCGGTCGTCGTCGTACGACTACGACGCGCTGGACCAGGCCATGGCGGCCAGTATCGAGGTGCTGCCCGACGAGCACCGCGAGCTGTACCGGGACCTCGCCGTGCTCGAGCGGGACGTCAAAATCCCCGCCAAG GTGCTGTCCATCCTGTGGGATCTCGAGCCCGAGGAGGTGGAGGACATCCTGGAGGAGTTTGTCAACAAGTCTTTGCTGTTTATGGAGAGTCACAAGAGGCCGCTGCTCTACTACCTCCACGACCTCCAGCTGGACTTCTTGGTGGAGCAGAACCGCGCCCAGCTCGAG AACCTTCACACCAAGGTGGTGCGTCAGTACCAGCAACACTACAGCGAAGCTCCGCCCACGTCCGGCGACGGCGAGTGCCTCTACTGGATCCGGTTCTTGACCTACCACATGGCCAAAGCCAACCTATCCCAG GAGCTCTCCTGCCTCATGTTCTCTCTGGACTGGGTCGCCCACAAGGCCCGGATACTGGGTCCCGCTCATCTGCTCAACGACTTTGTGGAATACGGACCCATTCTGGACAAAAAG AACAGCGGCGTGCGCAGTGACTTCCAGGAGTTTTTGTCCCTCAACGGCCACCAGCTGGAGCAGCGGCCCTTCCCCGACGTGGTCCAGCTGGCTCTGTCGCAGCCTCAGGCCTCGGAAGTCTACAGACAGGCCCTGCAGCAGGCGCAAGAACGGGCCAGTCGTGGGAAACTCTACTTTGATTGGCT AAACAAGAGCAGCGTGGAGAGCCTGTCCCGGCTGGTGATCCACCCCCACCAGGGCTCCGTGTACGCCGCCTGCTTTTCCCCCGATGGGTCCAAGATCGCCTCCTGCGGCGCCAGCAAGACGCTCAAG GTGTTTCGGAGCACGTCCGGCGAGAAGCTCACCGAGATCCAAGCCCACGACGACGAGGTTCTCTGTTGCGCCTTCTCCCCCGACGGCCGCCTCGTAGCAACCTGCTCCAGTGACAGGAAAGTGAAG GTGTGGAACGCGCAGCGCGGTTCGCTGCTGAGGGTCTTCGAGGAGGAGCACGAGGAGCAGGTCAACCACTGCCAGTTCACCAACATGCCGCGCCGCCTCCTGCTGGCCACCTGCTCCAACGACAACTTCATGAACGTCAAG CTGTGGAACCTGAACAAGCCCTCCTCCCAGAACACCATGTTCGGCCACTACGGGCCCGTCAACCATTGCTGCTTCTCCCCCAACGACGCCTACCTGTCCACCTCCTCCGACGACGGCACCGTTAAG CTCTTCGAGGTGTCCTCCGCCAACGAGTGGAAGACCATCAACGTGCGGGAGTGGTGCGCGGACGCCGGGGAGGAGGTTCCGGTCAGGTGCAGCACGTGGACGGGCGACGGCAAGCGGGTGGTGTGCGCCGTCAGGAGCGCCGTGTTG GTGATGGACGTGGAGACGTCGCGGATGCTGTTCGAGATCCGAACGGGTCGCCTGAGCATGGTCCAGTTCTGTCACGTGTGTCCCACCAGCAACCTGCTGGCCATTGCTTTCTCCAACTACGCGGTGGAG CTGTGGGACCTGGAGGACAATAAGAAGATGGCCGACTGCAGCGGCCACCTGAGTTGGGTCCAGCGAGTCCAGTTCTCCCCCGACGGCTCGCAGCTCCTGTCTTGCGCCGACGACCAGACCGTCAGG TTGTGGGAGACAAACAAGGTCCACACCACCTCGGCCGTGCGCCTGAAGAGAGACTCGGATGCGTTCTTCAGTCCGGTAGAAGACGGAGAACTGATGGTTTCGGCGGCAGACAATCGCAACAGAGTGCAG GTCCGCGCCGGCAGAGCGGCTTCGCTGCTCTTTCAGTCCGAGGAGATGGCGTCGCGGATCCGGTGCACGTGCTTGTGCGGGAAGCCTCCCGCCGTGGCTTTTGGCACGGAGGACGGGACCGTGCAG ATTCTGGCCATCCCGTCCGGGAAGGTTCTCGCCACCCTGCTGGAACACACCAGGACGGTGCTCCACTGCCAGTTTGTCCACGCCGGCCAAACGCTTATCACCTCATCCGAGGACACCAGCATCAAC GTGTGGAAGTGGCGGTCGTCTGAGTGTCTCACGCTGCGAGGCCACAAGGAGCAAGTCCGATGCTTCTCCGCGCTGTCGCCCGCCGAAACACGACTGCTGTCCTGGTCTTTCGACGGCACCGTCAAG GTGTGGGAGCTGGAAAGCGGCGAGGAGCTGCAGCACATCGAGGCTCACCAGGGAGCCATTTTGTCTTGTCACGTCTCCCCGGATGGGCGTCTCTTCGCCACCGCCTCCGCCGACAAGACCGCAAAG GTGTGGCATTGTGAGTCGTGGCAGTGCGTCCAAAAACTCCGCGGCCATCAAGACTGCGTCCGGAGCTGCCGCTTCTCCTGGGACGGGCGACGGCTGGCGACCGGGGACGACGGAGGCGAGATCCGG CTGTGGAGCGTCACAGAAGGATCCTTGCTGAAGATTTGCTCGCGAGACGGAAAGGACGGCCTGGACTCGCTCCACGGAGGTTGGGTGACCGATCTGCACTTCTCCCCAGACGACTCCCTCCTGGTCTCCACCGGCGGATACGTCAAG TGGTGGGACGTGGACAAAGGCCAAGCCCTGCAGACCTTCTACCCCACGGGAAGCGCGCTAAAGAAGACCCACGTCTCGCCCGACTTCTCCACGTTCGTCACCATCGACAACGCCGGCATCCTCTACGTGCTGCGGAGGGTGGCGTGA